A region of Nerophis lumbriciformis linkage group LG26, RoL_Nlum_v2.1, whole genome shotgun sequence DNA encodes the following proteins:
- the sod2 gene encoding superoxide dismutase [Mn], mitochondrial, which translates to MNMLCRVGQIRRGAAGVSQAIQQVAASRQKHSLPDLTYDYGALEPHINAEIMQLHHSKHHATYVNNLNVTEEKYQEALAKGDVTTQVSLQPALKFNGGGHINHTIFWTNLSPNGGGEPQGELMEAIKRDFGSFQNMKERMSAATVAVQGSGWGWLGFDKQSGRLGIAACANQDPLQGTTGLVPLLGIDVWEHAYYLQYKNIRPDYVKAIWNVINWENVSERLQTAKK; encoded by the exons ATGAACATGCTTTGCAGAGTTGGTCAAATACGCAG GGGCGCTGCCGGTGTCAGCCAAGCCATACAGCAGGTAGCTGCGTCCAGGCAGAAGCACTCGCTTCCTGACCTAACCTACGACTATGGCGCCCTGGAGCCTCATATCAATGCGGAGATCATGCAGCTGCACCACAGCAAGCACCACGCCACATATGTCAACAACCTCAACGTGACCGAGGAGAAGTATCAAGAAGCACTTGCCAAAG GAGATGTGACCACACAAGTTTCCCTTCAGCCTGCTCTCAAGTTCAACGGCGGAGGTCACATTAACCACACTATCTTCTGGACGAACCTCTCTCCCAATGGTGGGGGCGAGCCACAAG GGGAGCTGATGGAGGCCATCAAGCGGGACTTTGGCTCCTTCCAGAACATGAAGGAGAGAATGTCTGCTGCCACGGTGGCGGTGCAAGGCTCGGGCTGGGGGTGGCTGGGCTTTGACAAGCAGAGCGGAAGACTTGGCATCGCGGCTTGTGCCAACCAGGATCCTCTACAGGGGACCACAG GTCTGGTCCCCCTTCTGGGCATCGACGTATGGGAGCACGCCTACTATCTTCAGTACAAAAACATCCGGCCAGACTACGTTAAGGCCATCTGGAACGTCATCAACTGGGAGAATGTGAGCGAGCGTCTCCAGACTGCCAAGAAATAG